Proteins from a genomic interval of Rosa chinensis cultivar Old Blush chromosome 2, RchiOBHm-V2, whole genome shotgun sequence:
- the LOC112184450 gene encoding factor of DNA methylation 1 has product MDYSSDEESDNNESEISDYKDKPYEQLRSGKLKVKGPNGTLRCPFCARKKKQDYKHKDLLQHASGVAKGSANRSTVQKANHKARIRDFGLIRNEVNNLDKRGNIDFLRFKKKKKKKATKHRELLSAPFSSASVVLFSSPRLRKLQPRSIKLLLFLDPLGGSVRHGSESKRLQMMSQDNVWRIIEVREKLNDDLDAKKKERDSLRKELNKREAKTEYERQKLDRDKKKNDERNKLLQLASVEQKKADESVLRWVEEQKREKEDALHKILQLEKKLNDKQKVEMEIEELNGKLEVMKHLRDEALGEKAKELEDLEMLNQTLITKERQNNDELQEARKLLIAGLPEMLAGQSHIRIKRLGYLDQKPFLDTCKLRFPLEEAQVQAFTLCSLWQKNLKDPNWLPFKVIQKDGNYEEIIDEEDEKLQNLKEEWGFEIYDCVVTALKELNEYNPSGRYVIPELWNVKEGRKATLKEVIAFILKYIKTLKRKRT; this is encoded by the exons ATGGACTATAGCTCTGATGAAGAATCAGATAACAATGAATCTGAGATCAGTGACTACAAAGACAAACCTTACGAGCAGTTACGAAGTGGAAAGTTGAAAGTAAAGGGTCCTAATGGCACCCTCAGATGCCCCTTTTGTGCtagaaagaagaaacaagatTATAAGCACAAGGATCTGCTTCAACATGCTTCCGGGGTGGCTAAAGGTTCTGCTAACAGAAGCACAGTCCAAAAGGCCAACCACAAAGCACGGATACGTGATTTTGGCCTC ATACGTAATGAAGTAAATAACTTGGATAAGCGGGGTAATATTGACTTTTtacgatttaaaaaaaaaaaaaaaaaaaaagccacaaAACATCGCGAGCTACTCTCAGCGCCGTTCTCTTCCGCTTCGGtcgttctcttctcttctcctcgTCTTCGCAAGTTGCAGCCAAGATCAATCAAACTTCTCCTCTTCCTCGATCCGCTTGGAGGTTCAGTTAGACACGGTTCGG AATCAAAGAGGCTGCAGATGATGTCACAAGATAATGTTTGGAGAATAATTGAAGTGCGAGAGAAACTGAATGACGATTTGGATGCTAAGAAAAAGGAACGGGATTCCCTGAGAAAAGAATTAAACAAACGTGAAGCAAAAACTGAATATGAGAGGCAAAAACTTGACAGGGATAAAAAGAAG AACGATGAGAGAAACAAGTTACTTCAATTGGCTTCTGTGGAGCAGAAAAAGGCGGATGAGAGTGTCTTGAGGTGGGTTGAAGAGCAAAAG AGGGAAAAAGAGGATGCCTTGCATAAAATACTTCAgttagaaaagaaattgaatgaCAAACAGAAGGTAGAAATGGAAATTGAGGAATTAAATGGTAAATTAGAGGTGATGAAGCATCTTCGGGATGAAGCATtgggggaaaaagcaaaagagcTTGAGGATTTGGAAATGCTGAATCAAACTCTGATCACAAAAGAGCGCCAGAACAATGATGAGTTACAAGAAGCTCGTAAATTGTTAATAGCA GGTTTGCCTGAAATGTTGGCTGGTCAATCTCATATTCGGATTAAAAGATTGGGATATTTGGATCAAAAGCCCTTCCTCGACACATGCAAGTTAAGATTTCCTCTCGAGGAAGCACAGGTTCAGGCCTTCACTTTATGCTCCCTGTGGCAGAAAAATCTGAAAGATCCAAATTGGCTTCCTTTCAAGGTGATACAGAAAGATGGGAATTATGAG GAAATTATCGACGAGGAGGATGAGAAGCTACAAAATCTGAAGGAAGAGTGGGGGTTTGAGATATATGATTGTGTTGTTACAGCTTTAAAAGAGCTTAATGAGTATAATCCAAGTGGGCGGTATGTTATTCCTGAGCTCTGGAACgtaaaagaaggaagaaaagccACATTGAAGGAGGTTATTGCCTTTATCTTGAAGTATATTAAGACACTCAAGCGGAAGAGAACATGA